The Antennarius striatus isolate MH-2024 chromosome 23, ASM4005453v1, whole genome shotgun sequence genome has a segment encoding these proteins:
- the rell1 gene encoding RELT-like protein 1 encodes MADSAAVTANQTTGAGAGAGGALGHKPDYTAFVLVPVFFLLGLLGVVICHVLKRKGYRCTTQPQEGDEEEKDPEQGGDLNDTVSENSDTVGQIVRCIMKNEANSEALKAMLNDSVDLDSPPLTPGSPSPPMTPLSPGAPPGAPKHTCSHLHTIGGLGGPKNNCTRCSQKKWPLMGGPGAPRENRRSNEVTVLSVGRFRVTKLEKPSRERRTLLITESNGSVPTSPTEAEPKSRTTSQSQQEPTDDGDEGRR; translated from the exons ccaatcagacgacagGGGCCGGGGCGGGGGCCGGCGGGGCGCTCGGCCACAAGCCGGACTACACGGCCTTCGTCCTGGTGCccgtcttcttcctcctgggGCTGCTGGGGGTGGTGATCTGCCACGTGCTGAAGAGGAAGGGCTACCGCTGCACCACCCAGCCCCAGGAGGGCgacgaggaggagaaggacCCGGAGCAGGGCGGAG ACCTGAACGACACCGTCAGTGAGAACAGCGACACGGTGGGACAGATCGTCCGCTGCATCATGAAGAACGAAG CGAACTCGGAGGCCCTGAAGGCGATGCTGAACGACAGCGTGGACCTGGACAG CCCCCCGCTGACCCCCGGCAGCCCGTCTCCCCCGATGACGCCCCTGTCTCCGGGCGCCCCCCCAGGAGCccccaaacacacctgcagccacctGCACACCATCGGGGGCCTGGGGGGCCCCAAGAACAACTGCACCCGCTGCAGCCAGAAGAAGTGGCCCCTGATGGGGGGGCCGGGGGCCCCCAGGGAGAACCGGCGCAGCAACGAGGTCACCGTGCTGTCTgtgggcag gtTCCGTGTGACCAAACTGGAGAAGCCGTCCCGGGAGAGGCGGACCCTCCTGATCACAGAGTCCAATGGGAGCGTGCCCACTTCCCCGACGGAGGCGGAGCCTAAGAGCAGGACGACGTCACAGTCCCAGCAG gagCCGACGGACGACGGAGACGAAGGGAGGCGGTAG
- the zgc:194930 gene encoding uncharacterized protein C4orf19 homolog, giving the protein MGCQCCRMIKSYIYDPSEEGDVRKAESSASSLYHPHHLSARPPRSDSLGRHGDQNQGFHNLGFSRSSDSTLKLEVDNNLHNHVVHGAPPSKNLSRQASAPPAEVYIIQPQALGSKWVVLDRGPSQVPVYPDTEGYQTQSGYGEDPPRPTRTRWGGGGDSPSADETDEGVGGTPEYLGDTGDEGSVLSVDIQTSTTSLSSLDTRDGLRPPKTPDASTVESGISVARSEDEDEPRREGGGGEAQSVTDSMVAEALAALEAATAGEDVE; this is encoded by the exons ATGGGGTGCCAGTGCTGCCGGATGATAAAAAG CTACATCTACGACCCCTCCGAGGAGGGGGACGTGAGGAAGGCGGAGTCTTCGGCCAGCTCGCTCTACCACCCTCACCATCTCTCCGCCCGGCCCCCCAGGAGCGACTCGCTGGGTCGCCACGGCGACCAGAACCAGGGCTTCCACAACCTGGGCTTCAGCCGGTCCAGCGACAGCACGCTGAAGCTGGAGGTGGACAACAACCTCCACAACCACGTGGTGCACGGCGCCCCCCCCAGCAAGAACCTCAGCCGCCAGGCCAGCGCACCCCCCGCCGAGGTCTACATCATCCAGCCCCAGGCGCTGGGCTCCAAGTGGGTGGTGCTGGACCGGGGGCCGAGCCAGGTGCCCGTGTACCCCGACACGGAGGGGTACCAGACCCAGTCCGGCTACGGCGAGGACCCCCCCCGCCCAACGAGGACCCGCTGGGGCGGCGGCGGGGATAGTCCGTCGGCGGACGAGACGgacgagggggtgggggggacgccGGAGTACCTGGGCGACACGGGGGACGAGGGCAGCGTCCTGTCGGTGGACATCCAGACCAGCACCACCAGCCTGTCGTCGCTCGACACCCGGGACGGGCTCCGCCCCCCCAAGACGCCCGACGCCTCCACCGTGGAGAGCGGCATCTCCGTCGCCAGGAGCGAAGACGAGGACGAGCCCAGGAGAGAGGGGGGCGGCGGCGAGGCGCAGAGCGTCACGGACTCCATGGTGGCCGAGGCGCTCGCCGCGCTGGAGGCGGCCACCGCCGGGGAGGACGTGGAGTGA